The Rhopalosiphum maidis isolate BTI-1 chromosome 4, ASM367621v3, whole genome shotgun sequence region ATGAATGACTGTGAACGATGACAAGAttaatgttgatttttatttatttagttttttagtaattaattaattaaactatcagtatttttaatttataaaaatggtccaagtattatgaatactatccaatattatgtttattttatatttttgtaaaataattgtagaaatattacaaaaaaaccaCTTATTCGAATTTTGAATAAGGTAGGTAGATACAATTTTCGGAATaaatacccactaaaaaatgtACGATAAAAACACGAAAGGGGGGTTTAATTTGgaaaacaaaagtttaaatatttatagttcacTATTGATCGATTTcctacactattattataccaatcaTAGTGAAGTTGTATTTCATTCTATTTACACTGACACTTAATTTGTAACATTGGGCTATGACCTATGAAcgtattcataaatcataagtaataatataggtttttatatactcaaatacaaattatgtggTTTAGCTATTACgacattataaataggtattataaacataatatataaatagtttattattatattgagtatttattttacaaattacaataaaagttaaaattttaaacaaattattgttatatacagaattcgacaaaaatcaaaatcaaaggTGTCGACATAAACTACGTTAAAATTGGAAATGGACcgcaaaaattgttaatatttcaaGGAGTATTAGGTacgtctattattatataactataaaataactcaTACTATAGTCTATCCAGCGAGAGAACGCGCCGATTCTGCGCATCCTTCCGCGTCACTATGCTATCTAAACTGGTTCGCTTATGGCTGGGTATCATTGGGGAATGCAcagaaaaactgattttggtcGGTTTTCGGCGCGTTCTCTTGCCGGACAGTGTATAGTCTTGTATAGGATTTTAACTTTGGGAGTTCAACAACCAAACTTcagtgatattaaaatatatatatttctgtagGTCAAATTAGTGACTTTCTATTACTAACACAACATTTTGACAAAAACAAGTACACGATTTATTTATGGGATCCTCCAGGTGACGGGTTGAGTCGACCACCTGTTAGGGACTTTTCACCGGGATTTTTAAACCGTGACGCGGATTATGCTATAGCGCTTATggaggtaatattatatataggtagatacgTGTCAACATACGAAGgtgttaatgataatttttttttcttcgtttTGGCTGCAGGCGTTAGGTGTGGACAAGTATTCGATGTTGGGCTGGTGCAACGGTGGGTCTACTGCGATAATCGCAGCGTCAAAAGTCGCTGATCGAGTGGACAAACTGGTGGTGTCGAGTTGCAGCGCGTACGTCACTGGCAATGTACTCGAGGTCTTAGAGAGTTCACGCGACGTCCGTAGGTGGCCTGACTCGCGGCGAATACCACGTTTCAAAATGTATGGTGAAAAGTACATATCGGAAAAATGGTCCGAGTTGTTAAATGCGTTCCAGGCGATTCTCCACGACGATGGCGGTAATGTGTGTATTGGCGCGCTGGCACAGATCAAAGCACCCACTCTCATTCTTCACGG contains the following coding sequences:
- the LOC113549367 gene encoding valacyclovir hydrolase-like, translating into MDLSSMDGNQNSTKIKIKGVDINYVKIGNGPQKLLIFQGVLGQISDFLLLTQHFDKNKYTIYLWDPPGDGLSRPPVRDFSPGFLNRDADYAIALMEALGVDKYSMLGWCNGGSTAIIAASKVADRVDKLVVSSCSAYVTGNVLEVLESSRDVRRWPDSRRIPRFKMYGEKYISEKWSELLNAFQAILHDDGGNVCIGALAQIKAPTLILHGTWDEILPIDHADFLHKNIKNSILEIFPNGEHDIHISFPVKFSSLVDNFLTII